gtgtaaaaagtgttgattttggcgaacaacaatggctgccagtcggccatcttgattctgacagggccagttttttagctgaagatgtgtctagggtagatacatgtgaaacccaaatatcaagacattacattgaagcgtcttcaaaacttcctaaaataactgatttctgatgacggacggacgacggacgaaaagtgaacgcaatagccagctgggactaaagtcccaagtgggctaaaaataatgttcatttagtcatagaaattcattgcctttttggagtttctgtaataatatttgttctgccctaatttttattactgtatgaaccaatgatatgctttgtaaatatgatgtaataaaataaatttgaattaaatttgaacatgagaatcaagcataacttgtgttttttcaacttgtcttacttgtcttttgttaacagttccagagtttcaattacaatcaaatccaaattggctaaaaagtacataggactaaatgaaatgaacggttagttactgcaaacctattccagtgttatgtcgattgtgttgaatcactttccttgagttgaaagaatcagatcttctatggtacaacatcggtcgaagagagatatcttggtgttgactgtccttgaccatctaacttcatgcgtttgacattggaatcagcatcatacccatttgaactgcaaaatattcatgcaacatgaaaacctacagtacatgtatacagtattaatcaaactttcaccgatgttggatatttgaatgaacattaggtttatttcagtactctaaagcaggaaataataagcccaatcaataggccctattcccattggaacaattatataatgcgtacagctgtaccgtacacttatcagtcaagaatggagaaatcggtataccaaacctacgaacagcaaaatgtacaggcctacaatgatttctggtaatacaagccgtgaccacatgaacgttttggtttgactattaatgtcagcaggtcagagaaggcctggccaaacttaatcacatggctcaaatcaattagcctttctgcgtgtgaatatttcactgtattgttttaaaaataggcctatggagtgaattagtacatagactgaattagactttaggctagtcctgaccaaatcctatccatattataatggcaccagttatagtaacatcactgtagggccgacgagagggaaaaagttgtgtttgtagtacataggcatggtaggcttgtcgtactcactaaatacttaaaacgctgttgttacctgtacgtgactgtacggtgatttctacaggttagccatatgtgagtacgttgacgctcagacttgcaatattgggattcgaaaccaaacgaaaaaaaaatccagtgtagtccagtgatttacccactgtgccacagaacgtaactggtgggtggatgaaatttgatttacaaatagcctagcctcacctaacccaaactctattcttttacgcatgcgcgtttgcagattataggaactcacgtacagcgtttttagggaactcacgtacggttaacctgtggatatcaccgtacagtcacgtacgcgtTACAatttcgtacttaaaatggtattggctactaggaactcacgtacggcgtaagtagggaactcacgtaccgTTAACCTGtggttcataaaattgactttgaaattgattgtggagaagagagggaattattcgatagctcttcctcgtaaagaagagagaaatatcggtaagaaaacacaacatggctactaattgaatgGAGCCAAATTTctgatgtttacggctcgacagtgcctttataacgtggatttatcaaaattcccatgcagtatctggagattgaagtgagctgaaggacatcatacggattgtatcggcgacagcggtaaggtaaggaagcctttacacttttaacaaaaactatgtggaaaagggaaaaaaaaataataataatcacgcgaatttcaatagggttttctgtgaagaaacagaaaaccctaattaatgGCCTCTAAAGGGGGGCTCAGATCGACTTTACGACACGACTCAATTGTCGGCGACTTCAGCGATAATTACCGACCAGTTGAGTCGTGTTGTAACGTCGGTCTGAGCCCCCCTTTAGAGGCCATTAATTGAATCTATGAGTTActactggtcttaagtttttaGCCCGCCCGGGCACGTTAATTGACTTGGATTTTACGACcaggttgttgataattttgcAAGAATGGTGCTAAATCTGAACTGCAAATGAATTCATAATATCCtagaaataccttgtgttgaTATTGTTCATGTATCCTATCCAATGATCTGATACATAATTGGATGTTAACGATAACTAGGGATGAATGGCTTTTGCCTTTGACTGTATTGATGCGGGAAACCACTACCGGTACACATGCATGGTTTATTTTGAGTGCTGTCGAGCTGCCAATCAATGTACGTATAAAAAGTAATTCTATgtcaattcaaaaattaataattggcTTATCAGCATAATTGTCTCAGCTTGACAGAGAAAATATAATTAGAGTTTTCTGCAGAGCTGCCACTTCTCAGGATTTCTCCGGaaaatccaatttcatttccCGATTTCTGGGAGAagtcaaataaccacaaaagaaaacatcgcgaaaaaaataaaatcaattcgggATTCGACCCTAAACATCAAAACGTAACAGCTCCGTAGAGGGTTCGAAAAAGCCGTATTGTGCTGCCACGTAGTGGCAACAACCCCGCAGTACACGATTAAACCAAGATGACGCGACGATCGAAATCGACAGACACTTCGTTTGTTTTTGGCTCTGGTTTATATATGAGGTGTATTTGACGGAACCAAtcgctatttgaaaaaatgatctatacacattgttgttattgacaTATCTTGGAAAAGGTGAGTGAGTGTATAACCTTTGAGAAAATGCTTACTGAAAGTTTGAAGCGACAGATTTTCATTGGATTGTAATTGACTGAcgtgaaaattgatacacacTTCCGGTAATGAAAGTGAGGCTTATAACGCGTATTGCGCTAGAACGCATCTCCTGgcgttctaatttcaaaaatttttcagggggagggcccccagaccCCCCGACTTATTTTCCGGATTTTTAGCTTCACATAAGTGGCAACTCTGTTTCTGttacttcacagaaaaccctattgagattcgcgtgtttcttattattattattttatgtcacactattttcactaaaagaacataggctttgttaccttgccactgttgccgatacaatccgtataatatccttcagctcacttcgatctaccAATACTCCGTGAGtcttttgataaatcaacgtaacaaaagcactgtcgggccgtaaacatcgaaaattgggTCCCATTCAATgaggcgacatgtttttctgagTTGTCATCCCAAAATCCACCGGAGGCTGCtcgtcacttcgattatcaattcaagtgttaataaacaaatttattgccgcaagacttcacattcagccgcggttttcaaacagtaatttttAACACttacccattttcctcatggattactgtgtatatCATTAATAAGGACAGTGAAGAGAcgaggatactaccttgcgtaaCTCCCttagttagaccgacttattccaagatgaggcgttccgttgatttcggtcaCCTGTTTTCGTTCGGATATAACTGCCGAGCCATTTGAGCGACCCTGATACTGTTTCCCAATAGCATGTTTATTAATGTCTGATGTTGTAcattatcaaatgctttgtgtCGAAATCCATAAAGACTAATTAAGGCCTAACATTCGATtctccagagtcaaataagaccatcTGGTCCAGTCGTCCATGGATTCAAGTAGGTATAATTGACTGTTTGTTGACCTTCCTTTTATAAAACTGTGttgaccgttgaacaggattttaagactgtgcagaaaacccgctatcgctgctttgcagctatatttgaacttgaacttcaTAAATTTCTGCGTATGGACAGTAGGTCTCTGCTGCATCAATACGGTCGCAGGCAAAAGCAAAGACTGTTTGTTCTTTTATGGATTTTTAAAAGCAAAGACTACCTTGGTAGGCATACATCTTCGGTAGAGAGTTGAGGTTGCTGAATAACCATAAAAGCGTGAACACGATGaatctcattttcaaatgagtaAATAAGTTTATTGTTTACTAATGTTTTCGGGACCATTGTTCCCTTTGTTCCCGAAAACGTTCATAATCAATAAAGTTTAATtactaatttgaaaatgaaattcatcgtGTTCAATCAATTCCAGCACTACAAACACCCATCTTAATCCATCTACTCATGCTTTCACTGTTAATACCTTTATGcggcttaaccctttcaataccGCATAGTGTCTCCGCTGCTGTATGGGAGGGAATTTAGGGGTTTACAGGGGTATATTTGAGGCTTCACAGAATAGTTACCAAGGTATCTGAcacagaaaaattatataGCACGTTGTTGATTACTTTTGGGCCAACAAAGTAGACAcaaataatttggatataagtgaacttgaggtcaaggtcacatatGTGGCCATATAAGATCAAGGATTTATGTGACCTTGAGGATGGACAGTTTCTGGctcttcattattgttattggtgTCCGTTGTCATGACAACCGTTTCAACAGGATCTAAAAAAATTGTGACTGATTTCAtttccatcatcaaaatcattgccgGCCCTATTAACCTATTTTCTGACTAAGtctcatcatctgaactgctgcTGTCATATTCATTGTCACTCTCAATTTGTTCACTACCAAATTCCAAGTCACCAGCATCACTGTCAGCATCATAAATGAGCTGCTGAACCGTTTCATCCAGgcaaattgttttttcctggctgttgccatcttggattttatgcagatggcagcaccagctGATACTGATAAATATGCCCTTCTAGAAGAAGGGTTAAGCGATACCGTATCACATACGGTACGGGTTTGCTAGCTTGCCAATATGTACCGTATGCCATATGGTAGTGGTATTGTAAGGGTTAACATGACTGACAAATAATTGCGTTTCTGTTCCTTCAGTCCATTTGATATATTCAGATAATACCACAAATGACCAAATTTTCCTATTAGAGTCGCACcttttaatcatttcattaCCCCTTCTAGATtgtttcaaagaatttatgttaaagtaaaattgatagagaatatcattaaatcaacatttattcCAAAACTGCTCATCCTATATCTTAAACGTATTTAGataattagtttgtaattaaaCACTTGGCTTATAATTATTTCGGAATTTAGGACTTGTAATTTAATAACCCTtgtatataaatttaaaattaaatcatGATAGTAGGTTATGGTTGTCCTTGAATTCGaaggaatgaaattcaaaGTAATGTATAAAACCTCGAAACGGATCAGTGACaaaaaacttatcaaaatTCTTAGGCTTATTTAAAAATCCTTGTGAGACCATTTAGGTTTTAGTGATGTCTGGCATACACAAGAAGTATTCAATGAGAACctttttattaaatctattgGAAGAAGACTTTGTGATAATTTCATACAATCCTGGCAGTCCAGTTAAGAGAATTCTTCAAAATGCAACTACTATAAACATACCTATACTTAAGTAATCATTGGTCCAgaaaattatttagaaaacTGTTGCCCATATGCTGTCAAATTGCTCTGTCGCTTTAGAACTCCAAATCACGACCTAAAAGTGGAAACAGGGAGATGGACGATGGATTTTGCAAACACTGTAACATGCAAGAAATTGAAGATAAATATCATCTGTGGAAATTGTTCTGTCCGTATGTAAAATACCCACTTGCTACACAGAATTACAAGAAAACCAAAATCGCCACGGTGGGTTTGGGAACAAATGTCAGAGAGAAATACCAGGACTGAACTTGACTAAACGCAGAACCATTCATAAAAGAATATAGtacaattatatatttttctataaaatgaataaacagtTACAAgataatataattgatattaatCAGACCAAATATTGCCTAAATTCAATTAGGTGAGCTCACTGACTTGTTActaatatgtattaaatagTTTTCCtaaaaagattttatcataCGACCTGCTTGTTGGTTGTCCATTCCGAATTTACACCAATCAACGATAACTTAATGTCCAATTAATGTTAATTTAACTCAGTTTCTTAACAGCCACTTCATCCAAATTCGATAATGTCAGTCAGTTTGTTTTTTCACTTAACACAATAAATTCACTTTCCAATTTTCTATCTGCATCACGATTACAAAGTTACCAAATCATTCTCAACAGCCAATACACAAGAAATAGACCAAACCACATCGCTCACCAATCCACATACTTCGCCAAAATAAAAGTAGCTTAAATCCAATTCCGGAATGTCACCATAATTTCCAGTAAATCTATCCATTTAAATACTTTCAATTCTCGAATGTGAACAATTCGAAATCAATGCGCCGTTCgatacaaattttatattcttctcgcaaagaaaaattaatacttaagTTCCGCAAGCTGCAGTACTCTGTTTTATTTGTAGTTTACAAATAGTAAAAATTCTGTTCTTGATCGAACGAATTGTACTTCGATATTCGTATCTTCCGTAAACTCAAATCAGCAATAACTCCTTGATTACTCATAAATCAGCAATGAGCAAttgctaatttttttcccGATCCACTGCAAGATCTAAAGCTTTCATAAAATTAAAAACCTAGTTGGTttttaataaagaattaacttaTAAAAGAGAGGACAATTAATTACTGCCCTCCTCTCGATCATGAGATCCCCTCTTCTTCTCCCTGACTAAAATTTTAACAACAGGAAATTCCAATCTAAATTACCCCAATTTCCTGAAACTACTCAGGAAAAATAGTACCATCTAAAAttaaaactattgaaaactattctttattgaaaattaacattataACACTCCAACCAACTGAACCTGATAAAGTTAATAATTGAAGTTTACTATAGTCTGATGaatctttatattttaaagttttaaACGTGGGCAGATGCAATCAGGAGGCACATAGCTTACCAAAATGGTAAGGTTATTGCTGATGACAAATCCATTTCTCAGTATTTTGAACTGCTGATGAGAATTTGAAATGTATCACTACATCCTGAAAGTCTGATTTAAACCACCATAGGAGGCAGCACTCCATGATGGTGTAACAAAACAATGGATAACTGAAACTGAGCGGTCCTTCCTCTCCTGAAACTAACGTACTAAATTAATATACTAGGCTACACGTAGATCCATTATAAAATACTTAAAACTTTCTTaactgatatttcactatTTTATTTTACTTTCTATAATGTTGGACTGTGTCCTTTGAAATTCTATACACGACTGACTTGATGTTACATACTTTTTTGCTGTTCTTACTACTGTGTTATTTTACggatcatttcaaaatagtaACGGGAGACTTCATTCCTAGgctataaatttctttgcgGTCAGATAATGCTTATTTTTTACTGTACTAAAAACTATGTCTTCTACTACTATGTCTTCTTCTACTTCTATTacttttcatcatcatcatacaaggattttgtctttttttatatttttgattttacgTCTTAAAAACCTAATGATATGATTCCAAAAGCGTTCGTGTCAATGAACTGTTATATAGACTTatagaaaatgaggtttttatgTTATCACTTGTATGGATCaatatttctgtgatattttgaattttcttgcAGTTTGAATTTACCACCATTCTTGTAAGACTATTAATAAGCTggaagtaaaatccaagccatTTTACACGCCCTAGTGCTATTGCGTTCACATTTTGTCCATCCATTTGTTCAACcagtgttgaatattgaattgtcagattgtcaaTCATATAACTAATTATCAATTCCATATTAGTATTTACTGTTCTCTGTGAAAAAATCAATGCCTACATGTATATACTAGTTGACAGTTCAAGGTTTTGAGCTCCCGGGTCcttatttatttgaattgCTACTTATAATGTtcaatatttctttattcagTACAAGTATTACCACCAAATGAATTAGGCCCTTCAaagttgataccttgtttctcatccaaacatcttttctagacATGACGAGGGCGGGTGTATTTTTTGTTATGAGcttttttagaataaaaaagtgGAAATAAACTCACATTAATATTTTCCAAGATGACAAGGTTGGGaggtttttcttgttaaatccaAAAATTATTCAGTGTGTAATACTTATATGAGACGAGGATGGGAGTTTTTCAGAGTCTAGATCCATAAAAGGTTAAATGGGCAGAACCAAGAGATGTTCATTTGctaaaaattaaatctaaaacatCTAAAGTACacaatttcaaacaaatgctGTCTAAAATGGCATATAATCTCCAGGGTCACAAAATGATTGGGAATGTCATTCTTATTATCATAACTCTGAAAAAACCAAAGAACACTTCGCTAATTTTTCTCTTGATTGACTGGCTTATTAGGCTCCTGTTCATCGTAGAAAAATCTAAATGTTCATAAGTGCATTACTAATACACAATACTAATTATCGATAAAGCTTAATGCATAAAAATAAATCACTTTACAACGTGTCATCACGCATCAAAAAGAACCGACTAAACAATCTGACGCAGGTTtcggttttcatttttttgacgccttataaaacgttaccattatgaaaccttaacaatgctaaccattcagcgtcattttacaaacgacaaccgtaaatcgatgtgcaaaacgtcacaggtttatgtgtacacatacaagctatttggcaaaatattattgataaagatgtagaatggctccctgtgattatataatgacctctatttgaatgtcggaatgttatattgcattgaatatcatgagaagacgtattgtaatagtaaatgatgtatgattatatcaggagcggcaggcataaatagaaatgataagtaaatcggattattcggttaaatggcggatgtatacacgatttggaagtctgatataaaagtcagaccctgtcatggggatgctagtggaatgacgaagctatctacgatctgagtagggccggcgtgaatttcatcggcggctacaagcggtctatataaaaacgtgtaaacatataattttaatattcaaatgttttagaaaatatgttcgatattaggggtatgcaggtttcatgagattagcaatttataatagcatagctgtcatatacggctccgcgtccactgatggcatgtgtataaggtgacaattcaattcaatactttattgatccttattacattgaaattccgggataaaattcccaaattcaataaagttacaaattttaaactaagaaaatacaaaatacaagacacacgggtaattcatacagaataacatgaataagttatttaaatgacaatgtctacttcaacccagactcaagtctaggatatcgagtgacagccaaaccgggccccgggaccgggccggctggctacacgatatgctcgaagtcatgatgaagcagacatcagaagagctctttcttcaaccatggaggcaatgaagttgcagaccagcttagaggcaaaagtgaatcgaagtcggtcacaagttgacaatttttttaaaaattagaccagtcgaagactgtatcatctacccaatcgccaaatctcataattccccaaatttcttaaaacttcgatttcaaatttgcaattccacattagcttatcccagaaattctacattttttcgcaggcgtcaaataatttattaaagttaattttcttgtttcttttttattttggcattcaggAGTGAGGCGGGCAGCTTTACgatttgatgaaaaacaaggtatcaacgTTGAATGGCCTTAGATTAGAAGTTTGTTCTAATTAAAGGATTTTCATTGCCAACTTGTTCTTTGCTTGACCAATTTTTTGTAAAGATTACATAAGACTGATATGAACAAAACATAGTGAAGCAATGTCAGTCGATAAGACTGCTTGTCTATAAAACAAGTTAATGTCCACCTTGTCCtgcgaatgaaaaaaaaaaaaaaaactggagATACGATTGAGGAAtctacttttaattttttcccagGTTCAGATCTGAGCAGTAGCTGCAGTCCCTTCCGTTCGTTGCAAGCAGAGCTTGACTCATTCAAGTCAAGCCCTGAAAGTGTCAAAACAACACGCTCAAGAAAATCACATTTGGATGATTCATTAGATACTGAACCATTTGATCATTCTCGACATCTTTCAAGGCAGGAATTGCAAGTATCCAAGGATCGCAAAAGAGAATCACCTCCAAATCGGAGTCCCGAGTTTGGTATAATATTGGCACTAGCTGTTATACTTTtgattgttttatttgttGGATATACTACACTGAAGCCCTCCAACGAAACAAATGTTGTCCATTTTGCCGGTGATAATGACATTCCTCAAAGACTTTTGTTATTTGACAAAGATGTGAAGCGGTTGCATTCTCATTTTCCAAATCAGTCCTTGCACTTATGGAAAACTGTCAAAGCATCCATAAAAAGTGTATTGAAAACAGAGCGTCCGGAGAAACCTGCAGTACTATTTTTGGCGGGTATTGGCATTGATAATAAGAAGCTTATTGACTGTTTGTCCTCTCATATTGGGAAAAGTGTAACAAATGCCTATAGAGCTAGTCAACACATAGAGATAACTGACTCACAGCTTTTAGCAGTTGATGAAGATCATGCTAAACTACTCCTTGATCAGCAGTTAAAACTTGCTTTTGAAAGTGGTGTTAAAGTTGCTATTCTTCGTGGTATTGAAAACTACCCAGCAAATGTGCTCTTAATGCTTCACTCATATTGTGACAATTTCAATGCTCCATTCAAAGATGTCACCTTTGTCTTGAACTATGGTGTGTTCTCTAACCTGAATACTAACATACTTGATATTGAGGAAACTTTGAAAGAGAAATGGGGCGAAAAGCTTAATGATGTCAATGAAGCAGGTGCTCTTCTGAGCCGGCTGGCAAATaatattgttttattgagaCAAGAATCAACTGAAATTCTTCATAAACATTGTTAAAGGTATTGGACAGCGTGATAAACCGTCAAATAGGTTTACCATCACATAACTGCCAGTATTGAGTAAGGTGAATGGTGAGCAATGAATAGTGTAAGTGGACCGAACAGTTATTTAGGCTTGATTTTTTACACCACAGACATAGTTGTGACCTCACTACATTTCGATGACCATCAGGATGGGCGTTATAACTGAAAGATCTAGTGAAAGTTTTACAATTTGTTCATGGTATATAACCATTGCACTGCAACCATCTTTTTCTTTGAGGTTATTTTATTATCGGTATCTGATCATCATTGAAATGCTTAAAGCGCTCAAATCCGCCCGCATATACCTCAAGCTTCTGGCCAGAGGAAGTTCTTCTGTCCGAGTTAGTCAAAAGTCCTAGTTAGCCATGTCTTGAGTTAAATAAGGTTCTGTATAATCTACGAATGTATATAAAAAATCTACCTGTATTTAAGCAAATTCGTATTGGTGTATCTTGTATGTAGAATGTTTATGATGTACAGATTCTTTTAAGACAATGTTTCAGTCAAGTCTATATCTATGCGAATGTACATAACGCTCTAGATTCTTCAAATAAAAGTTTGCTGGATCTCTTTcctttattgaaataaactagttttcaAGAGGCACAACATTCTTtgtttgggatatttttagtGGCCTCTCATTTTTATGACTGATGGAttgttgtacatgtataacccACACATTATAACCCATAAGGCCAaaaataccttgtttctcattcaTAAAGAACAACTGTATGCCAAAATGTGACCCGGCAGGcagcattttatttttattttttccataaaaagtACGAAATTTGACATATTTCCATCATACTGgcttttttagcccacttgggacttaagcgttcacttttcatccgtcgTTCATCCATTCGTCCGTCCGTtgatggaatccagttattttgggaagttttgaagacgcttcaatgtaatgtcttgatatttaggttacacatgtatctatacttgacacatcttcagcccaaaactgaccctgtcagaatcaagatggccgactggcagccattgttgtttgccaaaatcagcactttctacacattttttaactttttgcgggaaattttgaagacgctttgatcaattaccttgatctttcgtaaaTTTTTGAATCCCtcaagggcccatcaacataagaaaaattgggtcgatcagactcaagatggcgTCCTATACCCTTATTAGTGGCCAaaaattttggcccaaattctgagtcctgtagttTCCTAGTGGTTTGCCATTtatcattgcaatttgtgatgggtattctttggaaagggatgttctatacctgagacatgtatttttgatcagctaAGTATGGCGCAATTGGCAGCAATCTTTgcgtcatcagtactcattcgtaggtgggaaaccCCTCAAATTCCAAAATCCATTTTTGAGGGTACAAAATCCCTAAATTCTATGTTTCAACTCttcaaattctgaaaattgtgCCTCTCAGAAAATTGTGTATCATATATTTCTAAATGACCTTTCATCAAAGGTTCTTTCAATTTGCATCATGTGCTAGTGGGACTGTCACAGAGTGAATGCATTGTGTTGTTTGATAATCACAGGTGTTGCTTTATCTTAACTGTGTACACTCACACTAAATCGCCATTTTGTACTTCTTTATCTAGGTAGCCTGTTTGAATAGATTAGTTTTAACAATGGTCATTATTGGGCTAGGCCTTGTTATCATCCCTAAATGTCAAGACCTCTAAATGTACAGACTAACTTTCTTAATTATTTTTAAGGCCAGATTTAAATTAATTGCAATGAATCAACTAGGCCTATTTAACCTGAAGTTTAGAAACagttatcatatttcattgcTGGATGTCCACGACCAAACATATTTTTACAAAATGCTGAAGGGATCCTGTCAGTTTATGGATTTATGGCTGTCGGATGCTAATTTTTCAAGTTGGCTGCTCAAAAGACAAGCATTCTGCGAAATGTTCAGTTTGTGACAGAAAGTTTTCTGTAGCTAATCATGGAAAGAAGGCTCTTCAATCTCATGCTGATGGAAAAAAGCATAAGGatctcttgaaaaatcttgaaaaatcaaaaacaaattcgCAGACCATTACTGGATTCTTTTTACCTCCAGCATCTCCTGCAGCATATCGTTCAGATTCTGCTGCAATTTCATCACCTGTTGTGGAACTGTCAGGTGCTAAAAGATCATTACTTCAGGATTAATCTGTCTCAAGTTCTAGTGAACATGTTCTATTATTCAATGAATCGCTCAACAAAGTTACCCAAGAAAAACAGCTGGATATGTGGGTTAGATATTGGAGTAACGGTATTGTAAATACAAGATATTATGGCTCGCATTTTATGGGTCATGGTGATTCTGAAAGACTGCTCGATGA
This Tubulanus polymorphus chromosome 7, tnTubPoly1.2, whole genome shotgun sequence DNA region includes the following protein-coding sequences:
- the LOC141908280 gene encoding torsin-1A-interacting protein 2-like isoform X2, whose protein sequence is MITRSRASLGNGRGPDSEESSNSDRNSEEELNKKYSNRLEKRDHSFEDSTGGSDLSSSCSPFRSLQAELDSFKSSPESVKTTRSRKSHLDDSLDTEPFDHSRHLSRQELQVSKDRKRESPPNRSPEFGIILALAVILLIVLFVGYTTLKPSNETNVVHFAGDNDIPQRLLLFDKDVKRLHSHFPNQSLHLWKTVKASIKSVLKTERPEKPAVLFLAGIGIDNKKLIDCLSSHIGKSVTNAYRASQHIEITDSQLLAVDEDHAKLLLDQQLKLAFESGVKVAILRGIENYPANVLLMLHSYCDNFNAPFKDVTFVLNYGVFSNLNTNILDIEETLKEKWGEKLNDVNEAGALLSRLANNIVLLRQESTEILHKHC
- the LOC141908280 gene encoding torsin-1A-interacting protein 2-like isoform X1, whose amino-acid sequence is MITRSRASLGNGRGPDSEESSNSDRNSEEELNKKYSNRLEKRDHSFEDSTGGVRRAALRFDEKQGSDLSSSCSPFRSLQAELDSFKSSPESVKTTRSRKSHLDDSLDTEPFDHSRHLSRQELQVSKDRKRESPPNRSPEFGIILALAVILLIVLFVGYTTLKPSNETNVVHFAGDNDIPQRLLLFDKDVKRLHSHFPNQSLHLWKTVKASIKSVLKTERPEKPAVLFLAGIGIDNKKLIDCLSSHIGKSVTNAYRASQHIEITDSQLLAVDEDHAKLLLDQQLKLAFESGVKVAILRGIENYPANVLLMLHSYCDNFNAPFKDVTFVLNYGVFSNLNTNILDIEETLKEKWGEKLNDVNEAGALLSRLANNIVLLRQESTEILHKHC